From Paraburkholderia sabiae, a single genomic window includes:
- a CDS encoding (Fe-S)-binding protein, whose translation MKERQYPSAPRDVYLFATCLVDLFVPEAGLDAVKLLEREGLVVHFPQEQSCCGQPAYSSGNPEQARDVARAQFDLFSKPWPVIVPSGSCAGMMRHHWPKLFADDPAMAQKAEELSERVYELSEFLLRVLHIELPTTSDAADERVVLHTSCAARREMGTRVHGVELVDALPGVTRIEHERESECCGFGGTFSLKHPDISGAMVRDKVASACATGCERIVSADCGCLLNIGHAARHQGAPVQVEHIASFLWRRTQRADAQNKGRKA comes from the coding sequence ATGAAGGAAAGGCAATACCCGTCGGCCCCACGCGATGTCTATCTGTTCGCCACCTGCCTCGTCGACCTGTTCGTGCCCGAAGCCGGGCTCGACGCCGTGAAGCTGCTCGAACGCGAAGGGCTCGTCGTGCACTTTCCTCAGGAGCAAAGCTGCTGCGGCCAGCCCGCATACAGCAGCGGCAATCCCGAACAGGCACGCGACGTTGCGCGCGCCCAGTTCGATCTCTTCTCGAAGCCTTGGCCTGTCATCGTGCCGTCGGGATCGTGCGCGGGCATGATGCGTCATCACTGGCCGAAGCTGTTCGCCGACGATCCGGCGATGGCGCAAAAGGCAGAAGAACTCAGCGAGCGCGTCTACGAACTCAGCGAATTCCTGCTGCGCGTGCTGCACATCGAATTGCCCACTACGAGCGATGCCGCCGACGAACGTGTCGTGCTGCACACCTCGTGCGCGGCACGCCGCGAAATGGGCACGCGCGTGCATGGCGTCGAACTCGTCGATGCATTGCCGGGCGTGACTCGCATCGAGCACGAGCGCGAATCGGAATGCTGCGGTTTCGGCGGCACTTTCTCGCTCAAGCATCCCGACATTTCCGGCGCGATGGTGCGCGACAAGGTAGCGTCCGCGTGTGCGACGGGCTGCGAGCGCATCGTATCCGCGGACTGCGGTTGCCTGCTGAACATCGGACATGCGGCGCGGCATCAGGGCGCGCCCGTTCAAGTCGAACATATCGCGAGCTTCCTGTGGCGACGCACGCAACGCGCCGATGCTCAAAACAAGGGGCGTAAAGCATGA
- a CDS encoding DMT family transporter, giving the protein MNPAYLAFALLGFIWGSNFLFMKWASVLITPAQIVFLRVLFGFLPLLVYALATKALSWKQLRHAHHFIVMSLLATSVYYYAFAKGATLLLSSVAGMLSGAIPLFSFVCAWALLRAERPTMRMIVGVVCGFVGVLMIARPWNGAVTSVNLSGVAYMAAGSLSVGCSFVYARRFLSKLDMSPVALSTWQIGFALLTIACVTPFDGMTHIAHDTRAAVGIVLGLGLLGTGVAYILYYFIVQRLGALAASSVTYIPPVVALAIGVLFAHEPIHSLDLLAMVCILGGVFLLQSGRNPQKNAAASSSARRTA; this is encoded by the coding sequence ATGAACCCCGCTTATCTCGCGTTCGCGCTGCTCGGCTTCATCTGGGGCAGCAATTTTCTTTTTATGAAGTGGGCCAGCGTGTTGATCACGCCCGCTCAAATCGTCTTTCTGCGCGTGCTGTTCGGTTTTCTGCCGCTGCTCGTCTATGCGCTTGCGACGAAGGCGCTGTCATGGAAGCAGTTGCGCCATGCGCATCACTTCATCGTGATGTCGCTGCTGGCAACGAGCGTCTACTACTACGCGTTTGCAAAAGGCGCGACGCTGTTGCTATCGAGCGTCGCCGGCATGTTGAGCGGCGCGATTCCGCTGTTCTCGTTCGTCTGTGCGTGGGCGCTGTTGCGTGCCGAGCGGCCGACCATGCGCATGATCGTCGGCGTGGTGTGCGGCTTCGTTGGCGTGCTGATGATCGCGCGCCCGTGGAACGGCGCCGTCACAAGCGTGAATCTGAGTGGCGTCGCGTATATGGCGGCGGGTTCGTTGAGCGTGGGCTGTTCGTTCGTCTATGCGCGGCGCTTTCTGTCGAAGCTCGACATGTCGCCCGTCGCGCTGTCCACATGGCAGATCGGCTTTGCGCTCCTGACGATTGCCTGCGTCACGCCGTTCGACGGCATGACGCACATCGCGCACGACACGCGCGCAGCCGTCGGCATCGTGCTCGGACTTGGGCTGCTCGGCACGGGCGTCGCGTACATCCTCTATTACTTCATCGTGCAGCGGCTCGGTGCGCTGGCGGCGTCGAGCGTCACGTATATTCCGCCTGTCGTCGCACTGGCGATCGGCGTGCTGTTCGCACACGAGCCGATCCACTCGCTCGATCTGCTCGCGATGGTCTGCATTCTCGGCGGCGTGTTTCTGCTGCAAAGCGGGCGGAATCCGCAGAAGAATGCGGCCGCTTCATCTTCAGCGCGACGCACCGCGTAG
- a CDS encoding LysR family transcriptional regulator — protein sequence MEALNLIESFIQTAETGSFSAAARRLGLTPAAVSKNVARLEAHLGVRLFHRSTRKLTMTPGGEQLWGDAGVPFASLQDAFSRASQHGGKPSGVLKVGMAVAFGREYLVPLLGEFLERYPDIVPDWHFDNHAVDLIAGGFDVAIGAGIELTQGIVAREIARPCTIVAASPAYMKDRPLPAHPSDLAELDGIARRSSSTGRLRAWTMRNQVGEEALAECRIRMIFDDPEAMAHAAMQGLGIAFLPTPHAAPWLESGQLMRLLPGWHAEISPLTLYYPNRKLLPAKTRVFIDFVVEAFRERRLAARFDAR from the coding sequence ATGGAAGCCCTCAATCTGATCGAATCGTTCATCCAGACGGCCGAAACGGGCAGTTTCTCGGCCGCCGCGCGCAGACTCGGCCTCACGCCTGCCGCCGTCAGCAAGAACGTTGCGCGGCTGGAGGCGCATCTGGGCGTGCGGCTCTTTCACCGCAGCACCCGCAAGCTTACGATGACGCCCGGCGGCGAGCAGCTATGGGGCGACGCGGGCGTGCCGTTCGCGAGTCTTCAGGACGCCTTTTCGCGCGCGTCGCAGCACGGCGGCAAGCCGTCGGGCGTGCTGAAGGTCGGCATGGCTGTCGCATTCGGGCGCGAGTATCTGGTGCCGCTGCTTGGCGAGTTTCTCGAACGCTATCCGGACATCGTGCCCGACTGGCACTTCGACAATCACGCCGTCGACCTGATCGCGGGCGGCTTCGACGTCGCTATCGGTGCGGGTATCGAGTTGACGCAGGGCATCGTCGCGCGCGAGATCGCGCGGCCCTGCACGATCGTCGCGGCGTCGCCTGCCTATATGAAGGATCGACCGCTGCCCGCGCATCCGTCCGATCTCGCAGAACTGGACGGCATCGCGCGCCGCTCCAGCAGCACGGGCCGTCTGCGCGCATGGACCATGCGCAACCAGGTCGGCGAAGAAGCGCTCGCCGAATGCCGGATCCGGATGATCTTCGACGACCCCGAGGCGATGGCGCACGCCGCGATGCAAGGTCTCGGCATCGCCTTCCTGCCGACGCCGCACGCCGCGCCGTGGCTCGAAAGCGGCCAGTTGATGCGGCTCCTGCCCGGCTGGCATGCCGAAATCAGCCCCCTTACGCTCTATTACCCGAACCGCAAGCTGCTGCCCGCCAAGACGCGCGTATTCATCGACTTCGTCGTCGAGGCGTTCCGCGAACGGCGGCTCGCGGCGCGCTTCGATGCACGTTGA
- a CDS encoding LysR substrate-binding domain-containing protein encodes MSAMPPLKALVSFEAAMRLTSFSLAADELSVTPGAVGQQIQKLEAWLGVALFARQVRQIVPTDEARAYYAQIQPALAQIMHASRRVRENQNKGVRVSMPPSFAAKWFAPRMTEFLIAHPGIALELNTTTAMVDFELQSIDLAVRYFDGNAPELNVQLLHSDEARVYCSPSYARKLKLKTPDDLQRATLLHNTLHPHWTTWLKKFGKLSARQIDGIAGIHFDQSLMAIEAAVRGQGVVLTSAVLTEAEQAAKSLIDPFGLSLPLKTAYYLVYPKSIELKPGAATLKAWFIGDQ; translated from the coding sequence ATGTCCGCCATGCCACCTTTAAAAGCGCTGGTTTCGTTCGAAGCGGCGATGCGCCTGACCAGTTTTTCTCTAGCTGCCGATGAGCTGAGCGTGACGCCCGGCGCAGTCGGCCAGCAGATCCAGAAACTCGAAGCGTGGCTCGGCGTCGCGTTGTTTGCGCGTCAGGTCAGACAGATCGTGCCGACGGACGAAGCGCGCGCCTACTACGCGCAGATTCAGCCCGCGCTCGCGCAGATCATGCACGCGAGCCGTCGCGTGCGAGAGAACCAGAACAAGGGAGTTCGCGTGTCGATGCCGCCGAGCTTCGCCGCCAAATGGTTTGCGCCCAGGATGACGGAGTTTCTGATCGCGCATCCGGGCATCGCCCTGGAACTGAATACGACGACCGCGATGGTCGATTTCGAACTGCAGTCGATCGATCTCGCTGTGCGCTATTTCGACGGCAATGCGCCTGAGTTGAACGTGCAATTGCTGCATTCCGACGAAGCCCGCGTCTATTGCAGTCCGTCGTACGCAAGAAAGCTGAAGCTGAAAACGCCCGACGATCTGCAACGCGCGACACTGCTACACAACACGCTGCATCCGCATTGGACTACGTGGTTGAAAAAATTCGGCAAATTGTCCGCGAGGCAGATCGACGGCATCGCGGGGATTCATTTCGACCAGTCACTGATGGCGATCGAAGCGGCCGTGCGCGGGCAGGGCGTCGTGCTGACGAGCGCGGTGTTGACGGAAGCGGAGCAGGCGGCGAAGTCGTTGATCGATCCGTTTGGTTTGAGCCTGCCGTTGAAGACCGCGTATTACCTCGTGTATCCCAAGTCAATTGAACTCAAGCCGGGTGCGGCGACATTGAAAGCGTGGTTCATCGGCGATCAATAA
- a CDS encoding methyl-accepting chemotaxis protein has protein sequence MVKLSFTQKLWLPLVISLFALLLVSVSAAYLSRETRIEERKNDLVNVAHVGLSLVQEYAALAQSGKLSDADARKEALARLRDIRYGEDGYFLVIDSTPRMVMHPIKPASNGKDLAGAADADGRHHYVSFAKVAQSPEGGFVDYVFPHSRPASASEPAEAVDKIGYVVRYAPWDWIIATGAYVDDIDAAFMRSLYLIGGVFIGIAVLLATLVALTNRSIQRTIGGDPGYAADVANAIAIGDLTVSIDTRQNDEASLLREMRRMRDTLTDTIRAIKHAADNVATGAGEIASGNADLSSRTENQAASLQETAASMEQMTSMVRQTAENARTASELAESAAQIANQGSVMVGEAVSTMRDISTESQKMVEVIAVIESIAFQTNILALNAAVEAARAGEQGRGFAVVAGEVRTLAHRSAGAAKEVRQLISRAVDKVGNGAGLVERTGSTIQQARDAIASVTGVMQEIAAAAAEQSAGIDQVNLAVTQMDSLTQENAALVEQAAAAAHSLTEQAGRLKTSVDAFQVAETA, from the coding sequence ATGGTGAAGCTGAGTTTTACCCAGAAGCTGTGGTTGCCGCTCGTCATCAGTCTTTTCGCGTTGTTGCTGGTCTCGGTGTCGGCGGCCTATCTGTCGCGCGAGACGCGCATCGAGGAGCGCAAGAACGACCTCGTCAATGTCGCGCATGTCGGCTTGTCGCTGGTTCAGGAGTACGCGGCGCTCGCGCAGAGCGGCAAGCTCAGCGATGCGGACGCGCGCAAGGAAGCGCTCGCGCGCCTGCGCGACATCCGCTACGGCGAAGACGGTTATTTCCTCGTGATCGACTCGACGCCGCGCATGGTCATGCATCCGATCAAGCCCGCGAGCAATGGCAAGGATCTCGCGGGCGCAGCTGACGCCGATGGCCGCCACCACTACGTATCGTTCGCGAAGGTCGCGCAGTCGCCCGAAGGCGGCTTCGTCGATTACGTGTTTCCGCATTCGCGCCCCGCGTCCGCGTCGGAGCCCGCCGAAGCCGTCGACAAGATCGGCTACGTCGTGCGCTACGCGCCGTGGGACTGGATCATCGCGACGGGTGCGTATGTCGACGATATCGACGCGGCATTCATGCGTTCGCTGTATCTGATCGGCGGCGTGTTCATCGGCATCGCCGTACTGCTGGCCACGCTCGTCGCGCTGACCAACCGCAGCATCCAGCGCACCATCGGCGGCGATCCCGGCTACGCGGCGGACGTCGCGAACGCGATTGCAATCGGCGATCTGACTGTGTCGATCGATACGCGCCAGAACGATGAAGCCAGCCTTCTACGCGAGATGCGCCGCATGCGCGACACGCTGACGGACACGATCCGCGCGATCAAGCACGCCGCCGATAACGTCGCGACGGGTGCGGGCGAAATCGCGAGCGGCAATGCCGATCTTTCGTCGCGCACTGAAAATCAGGCCGCTTCGTTGCAGGAAACGGCGGCGAGCATGGAACAGATGACGTCGATGGTCCGGCAGACCGCAGAGAACGCGCGCACCGCCAGCGAACTCGCCGAAAGCGCCGCGCAGATCGCGAACCAGGGGAGCGTGATGGTCGGCGAGGCTGTTTCGACGATGCGCGATATCTCGACGGAATCGCAGAAGATGGTCGAGGTGATCGCGGTGATCGAGAGCATCGCGTTCCAGACCAACATTCTTGCGTTGAACGCTGCCGTCGAAGCGGCGCGCGCGGGCGAACAGGGACGCGGCTTCGCGGTCGTCGCGGGCGAAGTGCGCACGCTTGCGCATCGCAGCGCGGGCGCCGCGAAGGAAGTGCGGCAACTGATCAGCCGCGCCGTCGATAAAGTTGGCAACGGCGCGGGTCTTGTCGAACGCACGGGCTCGACGATCCAGCAGGCGCGCGACGCGATTGCGAGCGTGACAGGCGTCATGCAGGAAATCGCCGCGGCGGCTGCTGAACAGAGCGCGGGTATCGATCAGGTGAATCTCGCCGTCACGCAGATGGACAGTCTCACGCAGGAAAACGCGGCGCTCGTCGAACAGGCTGCTGCCGCCGCGCATTCGTTGACCGAGCAGGCCGGGCGGCTGAAGACTTCCGTCGACGCGTTTCAGGTTGCCGAAACCGCCTGA
- a CDS encoding FadR/GntR family transcriptional regulator — translation MATQTRERGRVERIMREMETALLDGTWPPGSRLPAERTLAEQYDVSRNTVREAIQRLAARGLLQSRRGAGVYATDQLRAGIASPWGQLVADHPVLRNDILEFRRVLEGATAYFAAMRATAADVKRIRSLMRELERSHDCDDKESEATADTQLHDAIAKASHNTMFLHLHTSILGMLREHITISGTDLRQLGAKESAQLLVQHRAVCDAICMRLPEEARTAMHTHIDYVRTNLSE, via the coding sequence ATGGCGACGCAGACAAGAGAGCGGGGCAGGGTGGAGCGCATCATGCGCGAGATGGAAACCGCGCTGCTGGACGGCACATGGCCGCCGGGTTCGCGCTTGCCCGCCGAGCGCACGCTGGCGGAACAGTACGACGTGTCGCGCAATACGGTGCGCGAGGCGATCCAGCGGCTGGCGGCGCGCGGTCTGCTGCAAAGCCGGCGCGGCGCGGGTGTGTATGCAACGGATCAGTTGAGGGCGGGCATCGCGTCGCCGTGGGGACAACTGGTCGCCGATCACCCGGTATTGCGCAACGACATTCTGGAATTTCGCCGTGTGCTGGAAGGCGCGACCGCCTATTTCGCGGCGATGCGTGCGACGGCTGCGGACGTCAAGCGCATCCGTTCATTGATGCGCGAGCTGGAACGCTCGCACGATTGCGACGACAAGGAAAGCGAAGCCACGGCTGACACGCAGCTTCACGACGCGATTGCAAAAGCTTCGCACAATACGATGTTCCTGCATCTGCACACGAGCATTCTCGGCATGCTGCGCGAGCACATCACGATCAGCGGCACAGACTTGCGGCAGCTTGGTGCGAAGGAATCGGCGCAACTGCTGGTGCAGCATCGCGCCGTGTGCGACGCGATCTGCATGCGGCTTCCGGAAGAGGCGCGCACGGCGATGCACACGCATATCGACTACGTGCGCACCAACCTCAGCGAATGA
- a CDS encoding LutB/LldF family L-lactate oxidation iron-sulfur protein, producing the protein MNATPMHFVPSQDFKARARAALDDPKLRSSFRGAMDFLQTKRRTQFPDDDELQHLRDLGESLRQHALSRLPDLLVQLEEKLMARGVHVHWAETAADATAIIHGIAQSHDAKRVIKGKSMASEEIELNHYLEARGIDCIESDMGEYIVQLAHEKPSHIVMPAIHKTKADIAELFEQHIPDTRYTEDVDELIQTGRRALRRAFVDADVGLSGVNFAAADTGTLWLVENEGNGRLSTTVPDVHIAIMGMEKVVAKLSHVVPLSSLLTRSATGQAITTYFNLITGPRREGERDGPREMHVVLLDNGRTQAYADEQLRATLQCIRCGACMNHCPVYTRIGGHAYGTTYPGPIGKIISPHLLGLEETADLPTASSLCGACGEVCPVRIPIPELLVRLRTEANRDPNEVVAHPLRGQGAKFSREEQFVWRFWSGAFAHPRAYRMLRWAATRLRGFAPKNQMGWTRHREPLKPAARSLHDLLRERGQPE; encoded by the coding sequence ATGAACGCAACACCGATGCACTTCGTGCCCTCGCAAGACTTCAAGGCACGCGCCCGCGCCGCGCTCGACGACCCGAAACTGCGCAGCAGTTTTCGCGGCGCCATGGACTTCCTGCAAACCAAGCGCCGCACGCAATTCCCCGACGACGACGAACTCCAGCATCTGCGCGATCTCGGCGAAAGCCTGCGCCAGCACGCGTTGTCGCGCCTGCCCGATCTGCTCGTGCAACTCGAAGAAAAGCTCATGGCGCGCGGCGTTCATGTGCACTGGGCCGAAACAGCCGCCGACGCCACCGCGATCATTCACGGTATCGCGCAATCGCACGACGCGAAGCGCGTGATCAAGGGCAAGTCGATGGCGAGCGAGGAGATCGAGCTTAACCATTATCTCGAAGCGCGCGGCATCGACTGCATCGAATCGGATATGGGCGAGTACATCGTGCAGCTCGCGCACGAAAAGCCTTCGCATATCGTGATGCCCGCGATTCACAAGACGAAAGCGGATATCGCCGAACTGTTCGAGCAGCACATTCCCGATACGCGCTATACGGAAGATGTCGACGAGTTGATCCAGACGGGTCGCCGCGCATTGCGCCGCGCATTCGTCGATGCCGACGTCGGGTTGTCCGGCGTCAACTTCGCGGCCGCCGATACGGGCACGCTCTGGCTGGTCGAAAACGAAGGCAACGGACGCCTGTCGACCACCGTGCCCGACGTGCATATCGCGATCATGGGCATGGAGAAAGTGGTCGCGAAGCTGTCGCACGTCGTGCCGCTTTCGAGCCTTCTGACGCGCTCCGCAACGGGCCAGGCGATCACGACGTACTTCAACCTGATCACCGGCCCGCGACGCGAAGGTGAACGCGATGGCCCGCGTGAAATGCACGTCGTGCTGCTCGACAATGGCCGCACGCAGGCTTATGCGGACGAACAGTTGCGCGCGACGCTGCAATGCATCCGTTGCGGTGCGTGTATGAATCATTGCCCCGTGTACACGCGTATCGGCGGACACGCATACGGCACGACGTATCCGGGTCCGATCGGCAAGATCATTTCGCCGCATCTGCTCGGACTCGAAGAAACCGCCGATCTGCCGACGGCATCGAGCCTGTGCGGCGCATGCGGCGAAGTGTGCCCCGTGCGCATTCCGATTCCCGAACTGCTGGTGCGTCTGCGCACGGAAGCGAATCGCGATCCCAACGAAGTGGTCGCGCATCCGCTGCGCGGCCAGGGCGCGAAGTTCAGCCGCGAAGAACAGTTCGTGTGGCGTTTCTGGAGCGGTGCGTTCGCGCATCCGCGCGCCTACCGGATGCTGCGCTGGGCCGCGACGCGGCTGCGCGGATTCGCGCCGAAGAACCAGATGGGCTGGACGCGTCATCGCGAGCCGCTGAAGCCCGCTGCGCGCAGTCTGCACGATCTGTTGCGCGAGCGCGGCCAGCCCGAATAG
- a CDS encoding LutC/YkgG family protein — translation MNARERMLGRLRAAAPARVSDDDLKRLDDSIDLHYDNRRVALPTQTLVESMQAALTASHAEVFRATERTWPALIAQHLQQANIKRLLLDTSRAEGAALQQALPPDVATRNYDQPIEHWKAELFDTIDAGFTVARSGLAATGTLIVAPDSGSPRTMSLVPPLHIALVYAHTLHADLHAAMRAERWQAGMPTNLVMISGPSKTSDIQQTLAYGAHGPRELWVVIVEHHADNAALEHGDAA, via the coding sequence ATGAACGCGCGCGAACGCATGCTCGGTCGACTGCGCGCCGCCGCGCCCGCTCGGGTTTCGGACGACGATCTGAAACGCCTCGACGACAGTATCGATCTGCACTACGACAATCGACGCGTTGCATTGCCCACGCAGACGCTCGTTGAATCGATGCAGGCTGCGCTGACTGCCTCACACGCCGAAGTATTCCGCGCGACAGAGCGCACGTGGCCCGCGTTGATCGCGCAGCACTTGCAGCAGGCAAACATAAAGCGCCTGCTGCTCGATACATCGCGTGCGGAAGGCGCGGCGTTGCAACAGGCACTGCCTCCCGATGTCGCGACACGCAACTACGATCAGCCGATCGAACACTGGAAAGCAGAACTCTTCGACACGATCGACGCCGGTTTCACGGTCGCGCGCTCGGGTCTTGCAGCGACGGGCACGCTGATCGTCGCACCGGATTCGGGTTCGCCACGCACGATGTCGCTCGTGCCGCCGCTGCACATCGCGCTCGTCTACGCGCATACGCTGCACGCGGACCTGCACGCTGCGATGCGCGCCGAGCGATGGCAAGCGGGCATGCCGACCAATCTCGTGATGATCTCAGGACCATCGAAGACATCCGACATTCAGCAAACGCTCGCGTATGGCGCACACGGTCCGCGCGAACTGTGGGTCGTGATCGTCGAACATCACGCCGATAACGCAGCGCTTGAGCACGGAGACGCAGCATGA
- a CDS encoding lactate permease LctP family transporter, giving the protein MHPWYQTYLPLGSLWLSALAASIPIIFFFVALAALRLKGHVAAAGTLILSLAVAIFAYDMPAPQAFAAAGFGFAYGLWPIAWIIITAVFLYKLVVKTGQFDIIRASVLALTDDQRLQLLLIGFSFGAFLEGAAGFGAPVAITAALLVGLGFDPLKAAGMCLIANTAPVAFGAMGIPIIVAGQVTGIDPFLIGATAGRQLPLLSLAVPFWLVFMMDGKRGIKETWPAALVAGGSFAVTQYFTSNHIGPELPDITSALVSLVALASFLKVWQPRRAHDTARGTGSSTMSGGAAALSGVGGFGGFGGDGSIGTSRRASPYTLTQTIRAWAPFGILTAVVTVWSLQSFKALFGAKGALAWSIIKFKVPALDQLVMKTAPIVATPKAYEAVLKIDLLSAVGTAILLTALISMVLLRVKPRDAITTFVETLKELRRPVLSIGLVLSFAFVANYSGMSSTLALLLAGTGAAFPFFSPILGWLGVFLTGSDTSSNALFCSLQHTTAHQIGVSDTLLVAANTTGGVTGKMISPQSIAVACAATGLVGRESELFRFTVRHSLLFAVIVGLITLLQAYVLPGMLPG; this is encoded by the coding sequence ATGCACCCGTGGTATCAGACCTATTTGCCGCTCGGCAGCCTCTGGCTTTCCGCGCTCGCGGCCAGCATCCCGATCATCTTTTTCTTCGTCGCGCTGGCGGCGTTGCGTCTGAAGGGACATGTTGCAGCAGCAGGCACGCTGATCCTGTCGCTGGCCGTCGCGATCTTCGCGTACGACATGCCCGCGCCGCAGGCGTTCGCAGCCGCAGGCTTCGGCTTTGCATATGGCTTGTGGCCGATCGCATGGATCATCATCACGGCCGTGTTCCTCTACAAACTGGTCGTGAAGACGGGCCAGTTCGACATCATCCGCGCATCCGTGCTCGCGTTGACGGACGATCAGCGCCTGCAACTGCTGCTGATCGGCTTTTCGTTTGGCGCGTTTCTGGAAGGCGCGGCAGGCTTCGGCGCGCCCGTTGCGATCACGGCGGCGCTGCTCGTCGGTCTCGGTTTCGATCCGCTGAAGGCGGCGGGCATGTGCCTGATCGCGAACACGGCGCCCGTCGCGTTCGGCGCGATGGGCATTCCCATCATCGTCGCGGGCCAGGTGACAGGCATCGATCCGTTCCTGATCGGCGCGACGGCGGGCCGTCAGTTGCCGCTGCTGTCGCTGGCTGTGCCGTTCTGGCTCGTGTTCATGATGGACGGCAAGCGCGGCATCAAGGAAACGTGGCCGGCCGCGCTCGTCGCGGGCGGCAGCTTCGCCGTCACGCAGTATTTCACGTCGAATCACATCGGACCCGAACTGCCGGATATCACGTCGGCGCTCGTGAGCCTCGTCGCGCTCGCTTCGTTCCTGAAGGTGTGGCAGCCGCGCCGTGCACACGATACGGCGCGCGGCACGGGAAGTAGCACGATGAGCGGCGGCGCGGCGGCGCTGTCGGGCGTCGGTGGTTTCGGCGGCTTCGGTGGTGATGGATCGATTGGCACGAGCCGTCGCGCGTCGCCGTACACACTCACGCAGACGATTCGCGCGTGGGCGCCGTTCGGCATTCTCACCGCGGTCGTGACTGTGTGGAGCCTGCAATCGTTCAAGGCGCTGTTCGGCGCGAAAGGCGCGCTGGCCTGGAGCATCATCAAGTTCAAGGTGCCCGCGCTCGATCAACTCGTGATGAAAACCGCGCCTATCGTCGCGACGCCCAAAGCGTACGAAGCCGTGCTCAAGATCGACCTGCTCTCCGCAGTCGGCACGGCGATTCTGCTGACTGCGCTGATCTCGATGGTTTTGCTGCGCGTGAAGCCGCGCGATGCGATCACGACGTTCGTCGAAACGCTGAAGGAATTGCGTCGTCCTGTGCTGTCGATCGGTCTCGTGCTGTCGTTCGCGTTCGTCGCGAACTACTCGGGCATGTCGTCGACGCTGGCACTGCTGCTCGCGGGCACGGGCGCCGCATTCCCGTTTTTCTCGCCGATACTCGGCTGGCTCGGCGTGTTCCTGACAGGCTCGGATACGTCGTCGAATGCGCTCTTCTGCTCGCTTCAACATACGACGGCGCATCAGATCGGCGTGTCGGACACGTTGCTCGTGGCTGCCAACACGACGGGCGGTGTAACGGGCAAGATGATTTCGCCGCAGTCGATCGCGGTTGCTTGCGCGGCGACGGGTCTCGTCGGACGCGAGTCGGAACTGTTCCGCTTCACTGTGCGGCATAGCCTGCTGTTCGCAGTGATCGTCGGGTTGATCACGCTGTTGCAGGCTTATGTGTTGCCTGGCATGCTGCCGGGTTGA
- a CDS encoding SDR family oxidoreductase: MNSNSNLQGKVAFVTGGARGIGAAVVRRLASEGATVAFTYNSSAASANDLIASIEKAGGRAVAVKADVADPAALTNAINETAREFGKVDILVNNAGVLRLGTLDVFSLEDFDATVDVNVRAVFVASKAVLAHMGEGGRIINIGSTNADRMPFAGGAVYAMSKSALQGFVQGLARDLGPKGITVNNVQPGPVNTDMNPESSDFATSLHGLMAIPRHGTADEIAGMVAYVASPEARFVTGANLMIDGGFAA, from the coding sequence ATGAACTCGAATTCGAATCTGCAAGGCAAGGTTGCTTTCGTCACGGGCGGCGCGCGCGGCATCGGCGCTGCTGTGGTCCGCCGGCTCGCCAGCGAAGGCGCGACGGTCGCTTTCACGTACAACAGCTCGGCGGCCTCGGCGAACGATCTGATCGCGAGCATCGAAAAGGCGGGCGGCCGCGCCGTCGCCGTCAAGGCTGACGTCGCGGACCCGGCGGCGCTGACCAACGCGATCAACGAAACGGCGCGCGAATTCGGCAAGGTCGACATCCTCGTGAACAACGCGGGCGTGCTGCGTCTCGGCACACTCGACGTCTTCTCGCTCGAAGACTTCGACGCGACCGTGGATGTGAACGTGCGCGCCGTGTTCGTCGCGTCGAAGGCGGTGCTGGCGCACATGGGCGAGGGCGGCCGGATCATCAACATCGGCAGCACGAACGCGGACCGCATGCCGTTCGCGGGCGGCGCGGTCTACGCGATGAGCAAGTCGGCACTGCAAGGTTTCGTGCAAGGTCTCGCACGCGATCTCGGTCCGAAGGGCATCACCGTCAATAACGTGCAGCCCGGTCCCGTCAATACGGACATGAACCCGGAATCGAGCGATTTCGCGACGTCGCTGCACGGTCTGATGGCGATTCCGCGTCACGGCACGGCCGACGAAATCGCGGGCATGGTCGCGTATGTCGCAAGCCCCGAAGCGCGCTTCGTGACGGGCGCGAACCTGATGATCGACGGCGGTTTCGCGGCGTAA